From Quercus lobata isolate SW786 chromosome 1, ValleyOak3.0 Primary Assembly, whole genome shotgun sequence, one genomic window encodes:
- the LOC115985781 gene encoding 18.5 kDa class I heat shock protein-like, whose amino-acid sequence MSLIPSFFGSRRSNILDPFSLEIWDPFKDFPFSSESQFAKETSALVDTRVDWKETPEAHVFKADLPGLNKEEVTVEVEDDTVLQISGERKVEKEEKKDTWHRVERSSGKFLRRFRLPENAKMDQIKASMENGVLTVTVPKVEVKKPDVKSIEISG is encoded by the coding sequence ATGTCGCTGATTCCAAGCTTCTTTGGTAGCCGTCGAAGCAACATCTTGGATCCATTTTCGCTCGAGATTTGGGACCCATTTAAGGATTTCCCGTTCTCATCTGAATCTCAGTTTGCAAAAGAAACTTCTGCCTTGGTTGACACTCGCGTGGATTGGAAGGAGACCCCAGAAGCCCATGTGTTCAAAGCTGATCTTCCTGGGCTCAACAAAGAGGAGGTGACGGTTGAAGTTGAAGATGACACAGTGCTGCAAATAAGCGGAGAGAGGAAGGTggagaaggaagagaagaaagacACGTGGCATAGAGTGGAGCGCAGCAGCGGTAAATTCTTGAGGAGGTTTAGGCTTCCTGAGAATGCAAAGATGGATCAGATTAAGGCTTCAATGGAAAATGGTGTTCTCACTGTGACGGTTCCTAAGGTGGAGGTGAAGAAGCCTGATGTCAAGTCCATTGAGATTTCTGGCTAA
- the LOC115993874 gene encoding 18.2 kDa class I heat shock protein-like, producing the protein MSLIPSFFGSRRSNISNPFSLKIWDPFKDFPFSSESQFAKENSALVNTRVDWKETREAHVFKAGLPGLNKEEVKVEVEDDRVLQISRERKMEKEETKDTWHRVEHSNDKFLRRFRLPESAKMDQIKASMENGVLIVTIPKVEVKKPDVKSIEISG; encoded by the coding sequence ATGTCACTAATTCCAAGCTTCTTTGGTAGCCGCCGAAGCAACATCTCAAACCCATTCTCACTCAAGATTTGGGACCCTTTTAAGGATTTTCCATTCTCATCGGAATCTCAGtttgcaaaagaaaattctGCTTTGGTTAACACCCGCGTGGATTGGAAGGAGACCCGAGAAGCCCATGTGTTCAAAGCTGGTCTTCCTGGGCTCAacaaagaggaagtgaaggttGAAGTTGAAGATGACAGAGTGCTCCAAATAAGCAGAGAGAGGAAAATGGAGAAGGAAGAGACGAAAGACACGTGGCATAGAGTGGAGCACAGCAACGACAAGTTCTTGAGGAGGTTTAGGCTTCCTGAGAGTGCTAAGATGGATCAGATTAAGGCTTCCATGGAGAATGGTGTTCTCATTGTGACTATTCCTAAGGTGGAGGTGAAGAAGCCTGATGTCAAATCCATTGAGATTTCTGGCTAA
- the LOC115993961 gene encoding 18.2 kDa class I heat shock protein-like, with product MSLIPSFFGSHRSNILDPFSLEIWDPFKDLPFSSEPQFARETSALVNTRVDWKETPEAHVFKADLPGLNKEEVKVEVEDDRVLQISGERKVEKEEKKDTWHRLERSSGKFLRRFRLPENAKMDQIKAAMDNGVLTVTVPKVEAKKPDVKAIEISG from the coding sequence ATGTCACTAATTCCAAGCTTCTTTGGTAGCCACCGAAGCAACATATTGGATCCATTCTCGCTCGAGATTTGGGACCCATTTAAGGATTTGCCATTCTCATCTGAGCCTCAGTTTGCAAGAGAAACTTCTGCTTTGGTTAACACCCGTGTGGATTGGAAGGAGACCCCAGAAGCCCATGTGTTCAAAGCTGATCTTCCTGGGCTCAacaaagaggaagtgaaggttGAAGTTGAAGATGACAGAGTGCTGCAAATAAGCGGAGAGAGGAAAGTggagaaggaagagaagaaagacACGTGGCATAGATTGGAGCGAAGCAGTGGCAAGTTCTTGAGGAGGTTTAGGCTTCCTGAGAATGCTAAGATGGATCAGATCAAGGCTGCAATGGATAATGGTGTTCTCACTGTGACAGTCCCTAAGGTGGAGGCGAAGAAGCCTGATGTCAAGGCCATTGAGATTTCTGGCTAA